Proteins encoded within one genomic window of Brenneria nigrifluens DSM 30175 = ATCC 13028:
- a CDS encoding Hrp pili protein HrpA yields the protein MALGLSQVASQAASQTLDTAMAGSLTRAAGAQAQKIALDTENSILDGQMDSASKSLNSGQKAAKAIQF from the coding sequence GGCTTTAGGACTTTCTCAGGTTGCATCTCAGGCGGCTTCTCAGACTCTGGATACCGCAATGGCTGGTTCTCTGACTCGTGCAGCTGGCGCTCAGGCACAGAAAATTGCGCTGGATACGGAAAACTCTATTCTGGATGGCCAGATGGATTCTGCATCCAAATCGCTGAACTCCGGGCAGAAAGCAGCGAAGGCCATCCAGTTCTGA
- a CDS encoding EscI/YscI/HrpB family type III secretion system inner rod protein has protein sequence MKINHATTQPQPGDAPLADNGSSFSFSANDQDVSWFSAALSPAAMTAESGNSQWLGALAEKSQGLNSVFKSAERDVSQSMRSNNPKDVLDATRTLSSFYLESLLSAKLVAKSVQSLEKLTNLQ, from the coding sequence ATGAAAATCAACCACGCTACTACGCAGCCTCAGCCGGGAGATGCTCCGCTGGCGGACAACGGTTCGTCTTTTTCCTTTTCTGCCAATGATCAGGACGTTTCCTGGTTTAGCGCGGCGCTGTCGCCGGCAGCGATGACGGCGGAAAGTGGTAATAGTCAGTGGCTAGGCGCGCTGGCGGAAAAATCTCAGGGACTGAATAGCGTTTTCAAATCCGCTGAACGCGATGTCAGCCAGTCGATGCGATCCAACAATCCCAAGGACGTGCTGGATGCGACCCGAACGCTGTCGTCGTTCTATTTGGAAAGTCTGCTGAGTGCCAAATTGGTGGCAAAAAGTGTGCAAAGTCTGGAAAAACTCACCAACTTACAGTAG
- the sctJ gene encoding type III secretion system inner membrane ring lipoprotein SctJ: MKIDKRVFLLLIGLLAGCGEPIELNRGLSENDANEAISMLGRYQIGAEKRVDKTGVTLVIDAKNMERAVNILNAAGLPKQSRTNLGEVFQKSGVISTPLEERARYIYALSQEVEATLAQIDGVLVARVHVVLPERIAPGEPVQPASAAVFIKYRAELEPDGMEPRIRRMVASSIPGLSGKDDKELAIVFVPAEPYQDTIPVVTLGPFTLTQDEMRRWQWSAGLFGLMLAGLLGWRIGAPYLRQWQQKKARASSSQ; encoded by the coding sequence ATGAAAATCGATAAGCGAGTGTTTCTTCTGCTGATCGGGTTATTGGCTGGCTGCGGCGAGCCGATTGAGCTGAATCGCGGGCTGTCGGAAAACGATGCCAACGAGGCGATTTCGATGCTTGGCCGCTATCAGATCGGCGCGGAGAAACGGGTGGACAAAACCGGCGTTACGCTGGTGATTGATGCAAAAAACATGGAACGCGCCGTCAATATTCTTAATGCGGCGGGTTTACCAAAGCAATCGCGCACCAATCTGGGGGAGGTCTTTCAGAAAAGCGGCGTGATCTCAACGCCGTTGGAAGAGCGCGCCCGCTATATCTACGCCCTGTCGCAGGAAGTTGAAGCGACGCTGGCGCAGATCGACGGCGTTCTGGTGGCGCGAGTGCATGTGGTGTTGCCCGAGCGTATCGCGCCCGGTGAGCCGGTTCAGCCCGCTTCAGCGGCGGTGTTTATTAAATATCGAGCCGAACTTGAACCGGATGGGATGGAGCCGCGTATCCGCCGGATGGTGGCCAGCAGCATTCCCGGCCTGTCTGGTAAGGACGATAAAGAACTGGCGATTGTTTTTGTTCCGGCAGAACCGTATCAAGACACGATTCCCGTTGTGACACTGGGGCCGTTCACGCTGACGCAGGATGAAATGCGGCGCTGGCAGTGGAGCGCAGGGCTGTTTGGTCTGATGCTGGCAGGCCTATTGGGCTGGCGCATTGGCGCGCCTTACCTACGGCAATGGCAGCAGAAAAAAGCG